One genomic window of Solea solea chromosome 12, fSolSol10.1, whole genome shotgun sequence includes the following:
- the LOC131469446 gene encoding uncharacterized protein LOC131469446, with product MSNPVHLRVVLGGDDARKLSLMSGIPASVDQLVHEIKTAFGLVQQFRLQYKDADFGNEYVNLISTSEIRDRDTVKVVFFACEETIFSIPGTLPPCSTSTPLTSPNISQSSVNSFSSRSLDEDGFSSDHSFGSADTIILDPSPESRTSSWPPVFIVPNFSYFADILLQRANAEFRENGTLLTPPPKLRMDILEGMAEQIFKYTAYPSDSQLEEAAEVLVHVHPCLRERGTRAGHEGWKQYLKTKVANFRTKLCKIGYPEVSVNSLKNKRKGQEKAAANIKKPRKAEVNFLPSLPCGETRESLENERVALLTEVKKRHNEAVVKQKMQKTFSYRRQEVVQDSPLVSDFVNRWPGLFTVSEINAEFMRITTLPLQAKFLGEVDKYTPNLMKVFSSRGGAAGKKIRLLMAPTTKSEDIEVKRDCVLQGLCAYLNEDSNTLIKKYLNVNIAEAEREIAQTTMGLYVIQKEGADEEGKPEDVGVVIEGVELLCNLGSVSFGCAMLFGLIYTLNLSYPQELKFTFEFFQKVLMNLDGNRLSPKVQALKIKMLQ from the exons ATGTCAAATCCAGTTCACCTGAGAGTCGTCCTCGGCGGAGATGACGCTAGAAAACTTAGCCTGATGTCAGGGATACCAGCATCTGTGGATCAACTTGTCCATGAGATAAAGACTGCTTTCGGACTTGTGCAGCAGTTCAGACTGCAGTATAAAGATGCAGATTTTGGAAATGAATATGTTAATCTCATTTCAACAAGTGAAATAAGAGACAGGGATACTGTGAAAGTGGTATTTTTTGCATGTGAAGAAACTATCTTCAGCATTCCAGGTACTCTACCACCTTGCAGCACCAGCACCCCACTGACTTCTCCCAACATATCCCAAAGCTCTGTGAACTCCTTCAGCTCTCGATCCTTGGACGAGGATGGATTTTCCTCTGATCACTCATTTGGCAGTGCAGACACCATCATTTTAGATCCATCTCCAGAGTCAAGAACCTCTTCATGGCCTCCAGTCTTCATTGTTCCCAACTTTTCATATTTTGCTGACATTCTACTTCAGAGAGCAAATGCAGAATTCAGAGAAAACGGCACTCTTCTTACCCCTCCCCCAAAGCTAAGAATGGATATTCTTGAAGGCATGGCTGAACAGATCTTCAAATACACAGCATACCCCAGTGACTCCCAACTTGAAGAGGCTGCTGAGGTCTTGGTGCATGTCCATCCATGTTTGAGGGAAAGAGGAACTCGAGCTGGCCATGAAGGATGGAAACAGTATCTAAAGACAAAAGTTGCCAATTTCCGCACAAAACTGTGCAAGATTGGTTACCCAGAAGTCAGTGTAAACTCTCTTAAGAACAAGCGCAAAGGTCAAGAAAAAGCAGCTGCAAACATCAAAAAACCAAGAAAAGCTGAAGTTAACTTTCTCCCATCTCTCCCTTGCGGTGAAACGAGAGAGAGTCTTGAAAATGAAAGAGTAGCTCTCTTGACAGAGGTGAAAAAGAGACACAATGAAGCTGTGGTCAAGCAGAAAATGCAGAAGACCTTCTCCTACAGACGTCAAGAGGTTGTCCAGGACTCGCCTTTAGTCTCTGACTTTGTGAACAGATGGCCTGGCTTGTTCACAGTCAGTGAG ATAAATGCAGAATTCATGCGTATAACAACTTTGCCACTTCAAGCCAAGTTTTTGGGAGAAGTAGACAAATACACACCTAACTTGATGAAGGTCTTCAGCAGtagaggaggagctgctggaaaGAAGATCAGGCTTCTCATGGCTCCGACAACTAAG AGTGAGGATATCGAAGTCAAGAGGGACTGTGTACTTCAAGGTCTTTGTGCTTATCTTAATGAGGACAGCAACACTCTTATCAAGAAGTACTTG AACGTCAACATTGCGGAAGCTGAGAGAGAAATCGCACAGACCACCATGGGGCTGTATGTGATCCAAAAAGAGGGTGCTGATGAGGAGGGAAAGCCAGAGGATGTTGGAGTAGTGATTGAGGGCGTGGAACTTCTGTGCAATCTGGGAAGTGTTTCCTTTGGGTGTGCCATGCTTTTTGGGCTTATCTACACACTCAACCTGAGCTATCCCCAGGAACTCAAATTCACATTTGAGTTCTTTCAGAAAGTGTTGATGAACTTGGATGGTAACAGACTGTCCCCAAAGGTCCAAGCACTTAAAATAAAGATGCTTCAGTGA
- the LOC131469982 gene encoding zinc finger protein 536-like, whose protein sequence is MVGSCVTTALFHVQALHPLTGKSNECFITPSCHPIRSQMALLANQIMDARILSSMNGRVELSQFLRVTNQSIVSQINSAQDDNRKNRKYPCPLCGKRFRFNSILSLHMRTHTGEKPFKCPYCDHRAAQKGNLKIHLRTHKQGLLGKGRGRIREENRLLHELEERAILRDRQMRASHVSQQQTSNLPQLKNPQLSPPVSMHNQLLANSGVAENQPHTSTSPKVTAVHDEPNQPQPTGFRCSFCKGKFRKQQELERHIRILHKPYKCTLCEFAAAHEEELIGHVEMAHITADNGSGQKPAVGLGDKGKPVGEFPCEVCGQTFSQAWFLKGHMRKHKDSFEHCCQICGRRFKEPWFLKNHMKVHLNKLAAKSNLPAEHDSFKMSNLTQNHQSNLYSQYISRIHNRFLTAERADHPDYNQTLAPAGIDMKVREMLGRMISSGPGPLTDAESSAMLGLNHLPPPLSSSSMEYLQKVISNRDTLNSSSSSSSSSIYPGWQIMTPGLSVEHQMFTPKDQQQQQQQQQQQQRTSYLVERCHPADDAKVCLSDPDTRVISRPGSTDSMSHHGPTEITTETGNSHPSGSLDHRPQSSSPATGEKVYRCPLSSDYTTAQTASLSFHLERYHFPHWQNSRDLSSPLQPSSSNSNSSSNSSSSSSSSNSSPDAKLRPRSREEWSPAAGHYLGLEKHSDNPLLTNKQSNMTDKDEGVDASLSAQTRKSQYEPLDLSVRPESATSHSAMSPAAVLQMSGIFSNGLSSSITRQLQSYSNAAAELSVTPAYQCDLLVQGPKEEGGSSCHNGEEDSENSEQGREDENDDAAKWPMLKNNVLMPEELEHANTDFQGLGEKQEKPGQWSRGVAESPISSLESLTPAQADPLQYQGGLLSFLRSQGSLGSAPAGTHKTSLNGGGNMEKDVTSARKPFQCRYCPYSASQKGNLKTHVLCVHRKPFDNSLYPDRRLRRSHAPSRLPLSITGDKHASGRDQIGMTSLCGT, encoded by the exons ATGGTGGGCAGCTGTGTTACCACTGCCCTCTTCCATGTGCAGGCTCTTCATCCCTTGACAGGGAAGTCCAACGAATG CTTCATTACCCCATCCTGTCATCCAATTAGGAGCCAGATGGCGCTTCTGGCCAATCAAATCATGGACGCAAGAATTCTCAGCAGTATGAATGGAAGAGTAGAGCTTTCCCAGTTCCTGAGAGTCACAAATCAAAGCATCGTCTCCCAGATAAATTCTGCCCAGGATGACAACCGCAAGAACCGGAAGTATCCCTGCCCACTGTGTGGAAAGCGTTTTCGCTTTAACAGCATCCTTTCCCTTcatatgcgcacacacacaggtgagaagcccTTCAAGTGCCCATATTGTGACCACAGGGCTGCACAGAAGGGCAACCTTAAGATACACCTCCGTACTCACAAGCAAGGCCTTTTGGGCAAAGGCCGAGGAAGGATTAGAGAGGAAAACAGGTTGCTCCACGAACTGGAAGAAAGGGCCATACTGAGAGATAGACAGATGAGAGCAAGTCATGTTAGTCAGCAGCAAACGTCTAATTTACCCCAACTTAAAAATCCCCAGCTGTCTCCACCTGTCTCAATGCATAACCAGCTTTTAGCCAACTCTGGTGTGGCAGAGAACCAGCCACATACATCCACATCTCCTAAGGTGACTGCAGTCCATGACGAGCCAAACCAGCCCCAACCCACTGGCTTCCGCTGCTCATTCTGCAAAGGAAAGTTTAGGAAGCAGCAGGAGCTTGAGCGGCATATCAGGATCTTACACAAACCCTACAAATGCACCTTGTGTGAATTTGCTGCGGCACATGAGGAGGAGCTCATTGGCCATGTTGAGATGGCCCATATAACTGCAGATAATGGCTCAGGTCAAAAGCCTGCCGTTGGGCTTGGTGACAAGGGAAAACCTGTTGGTGAATTCCCCTGCGAGGTGTGTGGCCAGACCTTCAGCCAGGCCTGGTTCCTGAAGGGTCACATGAGGAAACACAAGGACTCCTTTGAGCACTGCTGTCAAATCTGTGGTCGTCGCTTCAAAGAACCCTGGTTTCTGAAGAACCACATGAAGGTCCATCTCAATAAGCTGGCTGCTAAGAGTAATCTCCCTGCTGAGCATGACTCTTTCAAGATGAGTAACCTAACGCAGAACCACCAGAGCAACCTCTACTCCCAGTACATCTCCCGCATTCACAACCGATTCCTCACAGCTGAGAGAGCTGACCATCCAGATTATAACCAGACACTTGCCCCAGCAGGCATTGACATGAAGGTTAGGGAGATGTTAGGGAGGATGATCTCCTCAGGTCCAGGCCCTCTGACAGATGCAGAGAGCTCCGCAATGTTGGGTTTGAAtcatctccctcctcccttGAGTTCCTCCAGCATGGAATATCTGCAGAAAGTCATTTCTAATAGAGATAcactcaacagcagcagcagcagcagcagcagcagcatttaccCAGGCTGGCAGATCATGACACCAGGGCTATCTGTTGAACATCAAATGTTCACTCCTaaagaccagcagcagcagcagcagcagcagcagcagcagcagcgcaccTCCTACTTGGTTGAAAGATGTCATCCTGCTGATGACGCCAAGGTGTGTCTCAGTGACCCAGACACCAGGGTCATCAGCAGACCCGGTAGCACCGACAGCATGAGTCACCACGGGCCGACGGAGATCACCACAGAGACAGGGAACTCCCACCCCAGCGGTTCCCTGGACCATCGGCCACAATCTTCTTCTCCAGCTACAG GTGAGAAAGTCTACAGGTGTCCACTCTCCAGTGACTACACCACTGCACAGACAGCCTCCCTCAGCTTCCATCTGGAACGCTACCACTTCCCCCACTGGCAGAACAGCAGGGATCTTTCTTCGCCGCTACagcccagcagcagcaacagcaacagcagcagcaacagcagcagcagcagcagcagcagcaactccaGCCCCGATGCCAAGCTCAGACCCAGATCCAGGGAGGAATGGAGCCCGGCTGCAGGTCACTACCTTGGTCTGGAAAAGCACAGTGACAACCCTCTGCTCACCAACAAGCAGTCGAACATGACTGACAAAGACGAAGGTGTGGACGCTTCTTTATCAGCTCAAACCAGGAAGTCCCAGTATGAACCTTTAGATTTGTCCGTCAGGCCTGAGTCTGCCACGTCTCATTCAGCCATGTCTCCTGCTGCAGTGCTACAGATGTCTGGCATTTTTAGCAATGGACTGTCCTCCTCCATTACCCGCCAGTTACAAAGTTACTCAAACGCTGCAGCTGAACTGAGTGTAACACCTGCGTATCAGTGTGACCTTTTGGTGCAGGgaccaaaagaagaaggaggctCCAGTTGTCACAATGGTGAGGAAGATTCTGAGAATTCTGAGCAAGGGAGGGAGGACGAGAACGATGACGCTGCCAAGTGGCCGATGCTGAAAAATAATGTCCTGATGCCAGAGGAGCTGGAACATGCCAACACTGACTTCCAGGGTCTTGGTGAGAAGCAAGAGAAGCCAGGGCAGTGGAGCAGAGGTGTGGCTGAATCTCCCATCTCCTCTCTTGAGAGCCTGACTCCAGCACAGGCTGATCCTCTCCAGTACCAGGGCGGCCTGCTCTCCTTCCTTAGATCCCAAGGGAGTCTGGGCAGTGCACCTGCCGGCACCCACAAAACCAGTCTGAACGGTGGGGGGAATATGGAGAAAGATGTTACATCAG CTCGAAAGCCATTCCAGTGCAGATACTGCCCGTACAGCGCTTCCCAGAAGGGCAACCTGAAGACCCACGTCCTCTGTGTCCACCGCAAGCCCTTTGACAACAGCCTCTACCCTGACCGTCGCCTGCGACGCTCACACGCGCCCTCCAGATTGCCCCTGAGCATCACAGGAGACAAACACGCGTCAGGGAGGGACCAGATTGGCATGACATCACTCTGTGGAACTTGA